The following proteins come from a genomic window of Chionomys nivalis chromosome 9, mChiNiv1.1, whole genome shotgun sequence:
- the Col9a3 gene encoding collagen alpha-3(IX) chain: MIGAPVLALLLLGQLLTAPSAQKVGPRGPPGPQGPPGKPGKDGIDGEAGPPGLPGPPGPKGTSGKPGKPGEAGLPGLPGVDGLTGRDGPPGPKGAPGERGSLGPPGPPGLGGKGLPGPPGEAGVSGLPGGAGLRGPPGPSGLPGLPGPPGPPGPPGNPGVLPEGATDLQCPAICPPGPPGPPGMPGFKGPTGYKGEQGEPGKDGEKGNPGPPGPPGIPGTVGLQGPRGLQGLPGPLGPPGDRGPIGFRGPPGIPGAPGKVGDRGERGPEGFRGPKGDLGRPGPKGIPGVAGPGGEPGMPGKDGQDGVPGLDGEKGEAGRNGAPGEKGPNGLPGLPGRAGSKGEKGEPGRAGELGEAGPSGEPGIPGDVGVPGERGEAGHRGSVGPLGPQGPPGAPGIRGFQGQKGSVGDPGLPGPQGLRGDVGDRGPGGATGPKGDQGIAGSDGLPGDKGELGPSGPIGQKGESGSRGELGPKGIQGPNGTSGVQGVPGPPGPLGLQGLQGVPGITGKPGVPGKEASEQHIRELCGGMISEQIAQLAAHLRKPLAPGSIGRPGPAGPPGPPGPPGSIGHPGARGPPGYRGPTGELGDPGPRGSQGDRGDKGSTGAGLDGPAGDQGPQGPQGVPGISKDGQDGAHGEPGLPGDPGLPGAAGAQGTPGICDTSACQGAVLGGGGEKSGPRSS, translated from the exons ATGATCGGAGCTCCCGTCCTAGCCCTGCTGCTGTTGGGGCAGCTTCTGACGGCCCCCTCCGCGCAG AAAGTGGGACCTCGAGGCCCCCCTGGTCCACAAGGGCCTCCTGGGAAGCCCGGCAAGGATGGCATCGAT GGAGAAGCTGGCCCCCCAGGTCTACCTGGCCCTCCA GGACCCAAAGGGACCTCAGGGAAGCCGGGGAAGCCAGGAGAGGCAGGACTGCCAGGACTGCCTGGTGTGGAT GGCCTGACTGGGAGGGATGGACCCCCAGGACCCAAAGGTGCCCCTGGAGAACGG GGAAGTCTAGGACCCCCGGGGCCACCAGGACTTGGG GGCAAAGGCCTCCCTGGACCTCCT ggagaggcaggagtgAGTGGCCTCCCAGGTGGAGCTGGTCTGCGAGGTCCCCCG GGACCCTCTGGACTCCCAGGCCTGCCTGGTCCCCCAGGACCTCCTGGACCTCCT GGAAACCCTGGAGTCCTCCCTGAAGGTGCTACTGATCTTCAA TGTCCTGCCATCTGCCCTCCAGGCCCTCCTGGACCCCCAGGAATGCCAGGGTTCAAG GGGCCTACTGGTTACAAAGGGGAACAAGGAGAACCTGGCAAAGACGGTGAGAAG GGTAATCCCGGCCCCCCTGGGCCTCCTGGCATCCCAGGCACTGTGGGGCTGCAG GGCCCACGAGGATTGCAAGGACTTCCAGGGCCACTTGGGCCACCTGGGGACCGG GGTCCCATTGGGTTCCGGGGCCCCCCTGGGATCCCAGGAGCACCTGGGAAAGTG GGTGACAGAGGCGAAAGGGGTCCAGAAGGGTTCCGAGGCCCTAAAGGTGACCTG GGCAGGCCTGGTCCCAAAGGAATCCCTGGAGTGGCTGGACCCGGTGGAGAACCA GGCATGCCAGGCAAGGATGGCCAGGATGGCGTGCCAGGGCTTGATGGCGAGAAG GGAGAGGCTGGTCGCAACGGTGCCCCAGGAGAGAAGGGTCCCAATGGGCTTCCG GGGCTCCCTGGCCGAGCTGGGTCCAAAGGCGAGAAGGGAGAACCG GGTAGAGCTGGGGAGCTGGGTGAAGCTGGCCCCTCTGGAGAGCCAGGAATCCCC GGAGATGTTGGTGTTCCGGGGGAGCGTGGTGAGGCTGGTCACAGGGGCTCAGTG GGACCCCTTGGCCCACAAGGTCCTCCTGGGGCCCCTGGCATCCGTGGCTTCCAG GGCCAGAAGGGCAGCGTAGGAGACCCTGGCCTTCCAGGCCCTCAAGGTCTACGGGGAGATGTGGGTGATCGG GGTCCAGGAGGTGCCACAGGCCCTAAAGGAGACCAG GGCATCGCAGGTTCTGATGGCCTTCCAGGGGACAAAGGAGAGCTG GGTCCCAGTGGCCCCATTGGACAAAAAGGAGAG TCTGGCAGCCGAGGGGAACTGGGCCCCAAAGGTATCCAGGGCCCCAATGGCACCAGTGGAGTCCAGGGCGTACCTGGTCCCCCAGGTCCACTGGGCCTCCAAGGCCTGCAGGGTGTCCCAGGCATCACAGGAAAACCCGGAGTTCCG GGCAAGGAAGCCAGCGAACAGCACATCAGGGAGCTCTGTGGGGGGATGATCAGTG AGCAAATCGCACAGTTGGCTGCACACCTGAGGAAGCCATTAGCACCAGGCTCCATCGGCAGGCCTGGTCCAGCTGGTCCCCCAGGGCCCCCAGGCCCTCCAGGATCCATCGGCCACCCTGGTGCTCGGGGTCCCCCTGGATACCGGGGTCCCACTGGGGAGCTGGGAGATCCTGGACCTAGAG GAAGCCAGGGTGACAGAGGAGACAAGGGTTCAACCGGCGCAGGGCTAGATGGGCCTGCTGGGGACCAGGGGCCCCAAG GGCCTCAAGGTGTGCCTGGCATCAGCAAAGATGGTCAAGATGGTGCTCATGGCGAGCCTGGCCTTCCTGGTGATCCTGGCCTTCCTGGAGCTGCTGGTGCTCAGGGAACCCCAGGGATCTGTGACACCTCAGCCTGCCAAGGAGCTGTGTTAGGAGGGGGTGGGGAAAAGTCAGGTCCTCGGAGCTCATAA
- the Ogfr gene encoding opioid growth factor receptor isoform X2 encodes MTGYRNWRAMQDMQRYRHNYPDLADQDCNGDMSNLSFYKNEICFQPNGSFIEEILQNWKDNYELLEENHSYIQWLFPLREPGVNWHAKPLTLKEIDAFKSSMEVKERLVQAYELMLGFYGIQLKDRDTGAVCRAQNFVSRFHNLNSHSHNNLRITRILKSLGELGLAHYQAPLVRFFLEETLVENKLPSVRQSALDYFLFAVRCRRQRRELVHFAWKHFKPRCQFVWGPHDKLRRFRPRPLTALGQTDKDEGSRNPFQEAGTRGRTYGSGRNLGGDRETTEDPSLLSTKPQDDVGTLDGDQRGEAESLSPKESKKRKLEGNRQEQIPREADPQVEKIVHNLEGCALSPSSQEPREAEQPCPVIRGARVTDEVRKRRKVEEGTEGDGVASNHSTDTLCPTLPPTPSECPEAQKDENGPEDPESQVGTEDPESQVGTEDPESQVGSEDPESQVGTEDPESQVGTEDPESQVGSEDPESQVGSEDPESQVGSEDPESQVGIEQGTFGNLVEHPDTTEVSVGESEKLAGMGTSAEPPKP; translated from the exons ATGACAGGGTACCGAAACTGGCGAGCTATGCAGGACATGCAAAGGTACCGACACAACTATCCG GATTTGGCAGATCAAGACTGTAATGGCGACATGTCCAACCTGAGTTTCTACAAGAATGAGATCTGCTTCCAGCCAAACG GTTCTTTCATTGAGGAAATTCTTCAGAACTGGAAAGACAACTATGAGCTCCTTGAAGAGAATCACTCCTACATCCAGTG GCTGTTTCCTCTGAGGGAACCGGGAGTGAACTGGCACGCCAAGCCCCTCACACTCAAGGAGATTGAC GCATTCAAAAGCTCCATGGAGGTCAAAGAGCGTCTTGTCCAGGCCTATGAGCTCATGCTGGGCTTTTATGGGATCCAACTTAAGGACCGGGACACGGGTGCAGTCTGCCGTGCACAGAACTTCGTGTCACGCTTTCACAACCTGAACAG CCACAGCCACAACAACCTGCGTATTACGCGCATCCTCAAGTCACTGGGTGAGCTGGGCCTAGCGCACTACCAGGCACCGCTGGTCCGCTTCTTCCTGGAGGAGACACTGGTGGAGAACAAATTACCCAGCGTGCGCCAGAGTGCCCTGGACTACTTCCTGTTCGCTGTGCGCTGCCGGCGCCAGCGCCGCGAGCTGGTGCACTTTGCTTGGAAGCACTTCAAGCCACGCTGTCAGTTTGTCTGGGGGCCCCATGACAAGCTGCGGAGATTCAGGCCCCGGCCACTCACGGCACTAGGGCAGACAGATAAGGATGAGGGCTCCAGAAACCCCTTCCAAGAGGCTGGCACACGGGGTCGGACCTATGGATCTGGAAGGAACCTGGGTGGGGACAGGGAAACAACTGAGGATCCCTCACTGCTGAGCACAAAGCCCCAAGATGATGTGGGAACCTTGGATGGGGACCAGAGGGGTGAGGCTGAGTCACTGAGCCccaaagagagcaagaagagaaagttggaggGAAACAGGCAGGAGCAGATCCCACGGGAGGCAGATCCTCAGGTAGAGAAAATTGTCCACAACCTTGAGGGGTGTGCCCTCAGCCCTAGCAGCCAGGAACCTAGGGAGGCTGAACAGCCCTGTCCTGTTATCCGCGGGGCCAGGGTGACTGATGAGGTAAGAAAACgtaggaaggtggaggaagggaCTGAAGGTGATGGAGTAGCCAGTAACCATAGCACCGATACGTTATGCCCTACCCTGCCTCCTACACCTTCAGAGTGTCCTGAGGCCCAAAAAGATGAGAATGGGCCAGAGGACCCAGAAAGCCAGGTGGGGACAGAGGACCCAGAAAGCCAGGTGGGGACAGAGGACCCAGAAAGTCAGGTGGGGTCAGAGGACCCAGAAAGCCAGGTGGGGACAGAGGACCCAGAAAGCCAGGTGGGGACAGAGGACCCAGAAAGCCAGGTGGGGTCAGAGGACCCAGAAAGCCAGGTGGGGTCAGAGGACCCAGAAAGCCAGGTGGGGTCAGAGGACCCAGAAAGCCAGGTGGGGATAGAGCAAGGTACCTTTGGGAACTTGGTGGAACACCCTGACACCACAGAAGTCTCAGTGGGTGAGTCAGAGAAGCTGGCAGGGATGGGGACCTCTGCTGAACCCCCAAAGCCTTAG
- the Ogfr gene encoding opioid growth factor receptor isoform X1, with protein sequence MDDLNCDSTWEDESEEDGEDGQADDTGDADTGDEDGDAEETRPGVFQLKMTGYRNWRAMQDMQRYRHNYPDLADQDCNGDMSNLSFYKNEICFQPNGSFIEEILQNWKDNYELLEENHSYIQWLFPLREPGVNWHAKPLTLKEIDAFKSSMEVKERLVQAYELMLGFYGIQLKDRDTGAVCRAQNFVSRFHNLNSHSHNNLRITRILKSLGELGLAHYQAPLVRFFLEETLVENKLPSVRQSALDYFLFAVRCRRQRRELVHFAWKHFKPRCQFVWGPHDKLRRFRPRPLTALGQTDKDEGSRNPFQEAGTRGRTYGSGRNLGGDRETTEDPSLLSTKPQDDVGTLDGDQRGEAESLSPKESKKRKLEGNRQEQIPREADPQVEKIVHNLEGCALSPSSQEPREAEQPCPVIRGARVTDEVRKRRKVEEGTEGDGVASNHSTDTLCPTLPPTPSECPEAQKDENGPEDPESQVGTEDPESQVGTEDPESQVGSEDPESQVGTEDPESQVGTEDPESQVGSEDPESQVGSEDPESQVGSEDPESQVGIEQGTFGNLVEHPDTTEVSVGESEKLAGMGTSAEPPKP encoded by the exons ATGGACGACCTGAACTGCGATTCCACCTGGGAGGACGAGAGCGAGGAGGATGGCGAGGACGGCCAGGCGGATGATACGGGCGATGCGGACACGGGCGACGAGGACGGCGACGCGGAGGAGACACGGCCAGGCGTGTTCCAG CTCAAGATGACAGGGTACCGAAACTGGCGAGCTATGCAGGACATGCAAAGGTACCGACACAACTATCCG GATTTGGCAGATCAAGACTGTAATGGCGACATGTCCAACCTGAGTTTCTACAAGAATGAGATCTGCTTCCAGCCAAACG GTTCTTTCATTGAGGAAATTCTTCAGAACTGGAAAGACAACTATGAGCTCCTTGAAGAGAATCACTCCTACATCCAGTG GCTGTTTCCTCTGAGGGAACCGGGAGTGAACTGGCACGCCAAGCCCCTCACACTCAAGGAGATTGAC GCATTCAAAAGCTCCATGGAGGTCAAAGAGCGTCTTGTCCAGGCCTATGAGCTCATGCTGGGCTTTTATGGGATCCAACTTAAGGACCGGGACACGGGTGCAGTCTGCCGTGCACAGAACTTCGTGTCACGCTTTCACAACCTGAACAG CCACAGCCACAACAACCTGCGTATTACGCGCATCCTCAAGTCACTGGGTGAGCTGGGCCTAGCGCACTACCAGGCACCGCTGGTCCGCTTCTTCCTGGAGGAGACACTGGTGGAGAACAAATTACCCAGCGTGCGCCAGAGTGCCCTGGACTACTTCCTGTTCGCTGTGCGCTGCCGGCGCCAGCGCCGCGAGCTGGTGCACTTTGCTTGGAAGCACTTCAAGCCACGCTGTCAGTTTGTCTGGGGGCCCCATGACAAGCTGCGGAGATTCAGGCCCCGGCCACTCACGGCACTAGGGCAGACAGATAAGGATGAGGGCTCCAGAAACCCCTTCCAAGAGGCTGGCACACGGGGTCGGACCTATGGATCTGGAAGGAACCTGGGTGGGGACAGGGAAACAACTGAGGATCCCTCACTGCTGAGCACAAAGCCCCAAGATGATGTGGGAACCTTGGATGGGGACCAGAGGGGTGAGGCTGAGTCACTGAGCCccaaagagagcaagaagagaaagttggaggGAAACAGGCAGGAGCAGATCCCACGGGAGGCAGATCCTCAGGTAGAGAAAATTGTCCACAACCTTGAGGGGTGTGCCCTCAGCCCTAGCAGCCAGGAACCTAGGGAGGCTGAACAGCCCTGTCCTGTTATCCGCGGGGCCAGGGTGACTGATGAGGTAAGAAAACgtaggaaggtggaggaagggaCTGAAGGTGATGGAGTAGCCAGTAACCATAGCACCGATACGTTATGCCCTACCCTGCCTCCTACACCTTCAGAGTGTCCTGAGGCCCAAAAAGATGAGAATGGGCCAGAGGACCCAGAAAGCCAGGTGGGGACAGAGGACCCAGAAAGCCAGGTGGGGACAGAGGACCCAGAAAGTCAGGTGGGGTCAGAGGACCCAGAAAGCCAGGTGGGGACAGAGGACCCAGAAAGCCAGGTGGGGACAGAGGACCCAGAAAGCCAGGTGGGGTCAGAGGACCCAGAAAGCCAGGTGGGGTCAGAGGACCCAGAAAGCCAGGTGGGGTCAGAGGACCCAGAAAGCCAGGTGGGGATAGAGCAAGGTACCTTTGGGAACTTGGTGGAACACCCTGACACCACAGAAGTCTCAGTGGGTGAGTCAGAGAAGCTGGCAGGGATGGGGACCTCTGCTGAACCCCCAAAGCCTTAG